A DNA window from Salvelinus sp. IW2-2015 linkage group LG4q.1:29, ASM291031v2, whole genome shotgun sequence contains the following coding sequences:
- the LOC111961646 gene encoding tight junction protein ZO-2 isoform X7, which translates to MEETMWEQYTVTLQRDPKMGFGIAVSGGRDNPNEESGEMSIVVSDVLQGGPADGLLFANDRVVQVNATPMDGVPHSFAVQTLRKCGKVAKITVKRPRKVPVNLLAHGPSPDDRVFSNNDYDQDRHSVYSGRSGHQDRDHSQERGGYTDAGYQGQGFDRDYGRDDRGRSMERDLDPERQYRRDGSKGRTLDHERSPDRRYKSDRTLDRDRSPNLRYRSDLTLDRDPSPDRRFRSERTLDRTNSPDLRYRAGHSPARSHGRDRSFERNRKRVPSDHDQRKEQMKSGSRERLDRSPSPTSMPIPMSRPPREPEPLEKPVSVLLLKNRPNEEYGLHLGSQLFIKEMTSTGLACRDGNLQEGDIILKINGTVTENLSLSDAGKLIEKSRGKLQLVVQRDRRQVLIRIPPLADSDSELDDISEIESYRSYSPQDDRRAPTSDLSSHSSNERLRDKPREDPPSRLAKMGAMPTPFAMPARVSDRVMEDTPPLPAEREESRPEMSPAPVVNVAPKVHAAPKLPLRPSIEDQDIYGPNTRMVRFQKGDSVGLRLAGGNDVGIFIAGVQEDSPAEQEGLHTGDQIMKVNNMDFRGIVREDAVLYLLEIPKGDDVTILAQSKPDVYKDILASGRGDSFFIRTHFEYEKEVPQSLPFFRGEIFKVTDTLYDGKLGNWLAIRTDKDNLLLEKGIIPNKSRAEQMSNVQNAQRGTANDRGDFWRLRGQRAVKKKDLRKSREDLTAISVTTRFPAYERVVLREAGFRRPVVVFGPIADAVNEKLGNDLPEEFVIAKTEPKDAGTEKSSGVVRLNTIRQIIEQDRHALLDVTPKAVDTLNYTQWYPIVVFLNPDSKGGVKTMRNRLVPGSNRSARKLYEQAVKLRKTCSHLFTTTVDLNSANDGWYGSVKDSIRAQQERAVWVCEGKLDGSEEDLDIHDDHMSYLSAMSADYLSMDSRLTSDYDDTADEGGAYTDNELDEPMDEPHQPVSAISRSSEPVLTEERPHPAPIPRMRRSGSREGLRDPSPPPSFVPEPPKQVRVQSRGGYDSHSSSTISSDTAGGTKPAPPPVALKPTVALKPTLRALNQSSEDHAVPEGEDPANRSFMGKVKAFEKMDHLARAQRMLELQEAEQARLEIAQKHPDIYAVPVKLPNPNHNRPQPIGSSSNPEPQTPSSRPPYSESRGHYDDDEEEYRRQLADQTRRGYYSNPQKYKDTEL; encoded by the exons ATGGAGGAAACTATGTGGGAGCAGTATACTGTGACACTGCAGAGG GACCCCAAGATGGGTTTTGGTATTGCAGTGTCCGGGGGGCGGGACAACCCCAACGAGGAAAGCGGGGAGATGTCCATAGTAGTGTCTGACGTGCTTCAGGGAGGGCCCGCCGATGGCCTGCTATT TGCGAATGACCGGGTGGTGCAGGTGAACGCTACTCCCATGGATGGTGTGCCACACTCCTTCGCTGTACAGACCCTCAGAAAGTGTGGAAAAGTAGCCAAAATT ACGGTTAAGAGGCCCAGGAAGGTTCCGGTCAACCTGCTGGCACATGGCCCTTCCCCTGACGACCGTGTCTTCAGCAACAATGATTATGACCAGGACCGCCACAGTGTGTACAGTGGACGCAGCGGTCATCAAGATCGCGACCACAGCCAGGAGAGGGGAGGTTACACAGACGCTGGCTACCAGGGACAGGGCTTTGACCGGGATTACGGTCGAGATGACCGGGGCAGGAGTATGGAGAGGGACCTTGATCCAGAGAGGCAGTACAGACGAGACGGCAGCAAAGGTCGGACTCTGGACCACGAACGTAGCCCTGACCGCCGCTACAAAAGTGACCGCACTCTTGACCGTGACCGCAGCCCGAATCTGCGTTACCGTAGTGATCTCACTCTTGACCGCGACCCCAGCCCTGACAGGCGTTTCCGTAGCGAACGCACTCTGGACCGCACTAACAGCCCTGACTTGCGATACAGAGCTGGTCACAGTCCTGCCCGCAGTCACGGTCGCGACCGCAGCTTTGAGCGGAACCGCAAACGTGTTCCTAGTGACCACGACCAGAGGAAGGAGCAGATGAAGAGTGGGAGCAGGGAACGTCTGGACCGTTCACCCTCCCCCACCTCCATGCCAATTCCCATGTCCCGCCCTCCTCGGGAGCCGGAGCCCCTGGAGAAACCCGTTAGTGTGCTGCTACTAAAAAACAGGCCCAACGAAG agtatggtctgcatctgggtagTCAGCTGTTCATTAAGGAGATGACCAGCACAGGTCTGGCATGCAGGGATGGCAACCTCCAGGAGGGAGACATCATACTGAAG ATCAATGGTACGGTGACAGAGAACCTGTCTCTGAGTGATGCAGGGAAGCTGATCGAGAAGTCTCGTGGGAAGCTGCAGCTGGTggtgcagagagacaggagacaggtccTCATCAGGATTCCTCCCCTGGCAGACAGTGACTCTGAGCTTGATG ATATCTCGGAGATCGAGTCGTACCGCTCCTACTCGCCACAGGATGACCGACGGGCCCCCACCTCAGACCTGTCTTCCCATTCCTCCAATGAGAGGCTCCGAGACAAACCCAG GGAGGACCCACCAAGCAGGCTGGCTAAGATGGGCGCCATGCCGACACCGTTCGCCATGCCGGCACGAGTATCAGATAGAGTTATGGAGGACACGCCCCCTCTgccagcagagagggaggagtccCGCCCAGAAATGTCCCCAG CACCGGTAGTCAATGTTGCCCCAAAAGTCCACGCTGCCCCAAAGCTGCCACTGAGGCCAAGCATAGAGGACCAGGACATATACGG CCCAAACACGAGGATGGTGCGTTTCCAGAAGGGAGATAGCGTGGGGCTGAGGCTGGCGGGAGGAAACGATGTGGGAATCTTCATTGCAGGCGTTCAGGAGGACAGCCCTGCAGAACAGGAGGGCCTTCACACCGGGGACCAGATCATGAAG gTGAATAACATGGACTTCAGGGGCATAGTGCGTGAGGATGCTGTCCTGTACTTGCTGGAGATTCCAAAGGGAGATGATGTCACCATCCTGGCTCAGAGCAAACCTGATG TCTATAAGGACATCCTGGCATCTGGTAGGGGGGACTCTTTCTTCATCAGGACCCACTTTGAGTATGAGAAAGAGGTTCCCCAGAGCCTGCCCTTCTTCCGGGGGGAGATCTTCAAGGTGACGGACACACTCTATGACGGCAAGCTTGGCAACTGGCTGGCCATCCGCACTGACAAAGACAACCTGCTGCTGGAGAAGGGTATCATCCCCAATAAGAGCAG GGCCGAACAAATGTCAAATGTGCAGAACGCCCAGAGAGGAAcagccaatgacagaggagacTTCTGGAGGTTGAGAGGTCAAAGAGCGGTGAAGAAGAAGGACCTCCGTAAGAGCAGAGAGGACCTTACTGCCATCTCTGTCACCACACGCTTCCCTGCCTATGAGAGGGTGGTCTTACGAGAAG CTGGCTTCAGGAGACCAGTGGTTGTGTTTGGGCCCATCGCAGACGCAGTCAATGAGAAACTGGGAAACGACCTGCCTGAAGAGTTTGTCATAGCCA AGACTGAGCCCAAGGATGCAGGCACTGAGAAGTCCTCCGGTGTGGTGAGACTCAATACCATTCGACAGATCATAGAACAG GACCGCCATGCCCTGCTGGATGTAACTCCCAAGGCGGTGGACACCCTGAATTACACCCAGTGGTACCCCATCGTGGTGTTCCTCAACCCGGACAGCAAGGGTGGCGTCAAGACCATGAGGAACCGCCTGGTGCCCGGCTCCAACCGCAGTGCCCGCAAACTCTACGAGCAAGCGGTCAAACTGAGGAAGACCTGTTCTCACCTCTTcacca CGACCGTTGACCTGAACTCAGCCAATGACGGGTGGTACGGGAGTGTGAAGGACTCTATCCGGGCACAGCAGGAGCGGGCCGTGTGGGTCTGTGAGGGCAAG tTGGACGGCTCGGAGGAGGACCTGGATATTCATGACGACCACATGTCATACCTGTCAGCGATGAGCGCTGACTACCTGAGCATGGACAGCCGGCTGACCAGCGACTACGACGACACGGCCGATGAGGGCGGAGCTTACACTGACAACGAGCTGGACGAGCCAATGGACGAGCCCCATCAGCCGGTGTCGGCAATCAGCCGCTCCTCAGAGCCCGTACTGACAGAGGAG AGACCCCATCCTGCCCCCATACCGCGTATGAGGAGATCAGGGAGCAGAGAGGGGCTGAGAGATCCCAGTCCACCCCCCTCCTTCGTCCCTGAGCCCCCCAAG CAGGTGAGAGTGCAGTCTCGCGGGGGCTACGACTCCCACTCCAGTAGCACCATTAGCAGCGACACTGCCGGGGGGACCAAGCCAGCCCCGCCTCCAGTTGCCCTCAAGCCCACCGTGGCCCTTAAGCCTACTCTGAGGGCACTCAACCAGTCATCTGAGGACCACGCTGTCCCGGAGGGAGAGGACCCGGCCAACCGCTCCTTCATGGGCAAGGTGAAGGCCTTTGAAAAGATGGACCACCTGGCCAGAGCCCAGAGGATGCTGGAGCTCCAGGAGGCCGAGCAAGCACGG CTGGAAATAGCCCAGAAGCATCCAGACATCTATGCAGTCCCAGTGAAACTACCAAATCCCAACCACAACCGCCCACAGCCAATAGG CTCCAGCTCCAACCCGGAGCCCCAGACCCCATCCTCCAGACCACCGTACTCTGAGAGCAGGGGTCACTACGACGATGATGAGGAAGAGTACCGCAGACAGCTGGCTGACCAGACCAGACGAGGCTACTACAGTAACCCCCAGAAATACAAAGACACTGAGCTGTAG
- the LOC111961646 gene encoding tight junction protein ZO-2 isoform X8, protein MGFGIAVSGGRDNPNEESGEMSIVVSDVLQGGPADGLLFANDRVVQVNATPMDGVPHSFAVQTLRKCGKVAKITVKRPRKVPVNLLAHGPSPDDRVFSNNDYDQDRHSVYSGRSGHQDRDHSQERGGYTDAGYQGQGFDRDYGRDDRGRSMERDLDPERQYRRDGSKGRTLDHERSPDRRYKSDRTLDRDRSPNLRYRSDLTLDRDPSPDRRFRSERTLDRTNSPDLRYRAGHSPARSHGRDRSFERNRKRVPSDHDQRKEQMKSGSRERLDRSPSPTSMPIPMSRPPREPEPLEKPVSVLLLKNRPNEEYGLHLGSQLFIKEMTSTGLACRDGNLQEGDIILKINGTVTENLSLSDAGKLIEKSRGKLQLVVQRDRRQVLIRIPPLADSDSELDDISEIESYRSYSPQDDRRAPTSDLSSHSSNERLRDKPREDPPSRLAKMGAMPTPFAMPARVSDRVMEDTPPLPAEREESRPEMSPAPVVNVAPKVHAAPKLPLRPSIEDQDIYGPNTRMVRFQKGDSVGLRLAGGNDVGIFIAGVQEDSPAEQEGLHTGDQIMKVNNMDFRGIVREDAVLYLLEIPKGDDVTILAQSKPDVYKDILASGRGDSFFIRTHFEYEKEVPQSLPFFRGEIFKVTDTLYDGKLGNWLAIRTDKDNLLLEKGIIPNKSRAEQMSNVQNAQRGTANDRGDFWRLRGQRAVKKKDLRKSREDLTAISVTTRFPAYERVVLREAGFRRPVVVFGPIADAVNEKLGNDLPEEFVIAKTEPKDAGTEKSSGVVRLNTIRQIIEQDRHALLDVTPKAVDTLNYTQWYPIVVFLNPDSKGGVKTMRNRLVPGSNRSARKLYEQAVKLRKTCSHLFTTTVDLNSANDGWYGSVKDSIRAQQERAVWVCEGKLDGSEEDLDIHDDHMSYLSAMSADYLSMDSRLTSDYDDTADEGGAYTDNELDEPMDEPHQPVSAISRSSEPVLTEERPHPAPIPRMRRSGSREGLRDPSPPPSFVPEPPKQVRVQSRGGYDSHSSSTISSDTAGGTKPAPPPVALKPTVALKPTLRALNQSSEDHAVPEGEDPANRSFMGKVKAFEKMDHLARAQRMLELQEAEQARLEIAQKHPDIYAVPVKLPNPNHNRPQPIGSSSNPEPQTPSSRPPYSESRGHYDDDEEEYRRQLADQTRRGYYSNPQKYKDTEL, encoded by the exons ATGGGTTTTGGTATTGCAGTGTCCGGGGGGCGGGACAACCCCAACGAGGAAAGCGGGGAGATGTCCATAGTAGTGTCTGACGTGCTTCAGGGAGGGCCCGCCGATGGCCTGCTATT TGCGAATGACCGGGTGGTGCAGGTGAACGCTACTCCCATGGATGGTGTGCCACACTCCTTCGCTGTACAGACCCTCAGAAAGTGTGGAAAAGTAGCCAAAATT ACGGTTAAGAGGCCCAGGAAGGTTCCGGTCAACCTGCTGGCACATGGCCCTTCCCCTGACGACCGTGTCTTCAGCAACAATGATTATGACCAGGACCGCCACAGTGTGTACAGTGGACGCAGCGGTCATCAAGATCGCGACCACAGCCAGGAGAGGGGAGGTTACACAGACGCTGGCTACCAGGGACAGGGCTTTGACCGGGATTACGGTCGAGATGACCGGGGCAGGAGTATGGAGAGGGACCTTGATCCAGAGAGGCAGTACAGACGAGACGGCAGCAAAGGTCGGACTCTGGACCACGAACGTAGCCCTGACCGCCGCTACAAAAGTGACCGCACTCTTGACCGTGACCGCAGCCCGAATCTGCGTTACCGTAGTGATCTCACTCTTGACCGCGACCCCAGCCCTGACAGGCGTTTCCGTAGCGAACGCACTCTGGACCGCACTAACAGCCCTGACTTGCGATACAGAGCTGGTCACAGTCCTGCCCGCAGTCACGGTCGCGACCGCAGCTTTGAGCGGAACCGCAAACGTGTTCCTAGTGACCACGACCAGAGGAAGGAGCAGATGAAGAGTGGGAGCAGGGAACGTCTGGACCGTTCACCCTCCCCCACCTCCATGCCAATTCCCATGTCCCGCCCTCCTCGGGAGCCGGAGCCCCTGGAGAAACCCGTTAGTGTGCTGCTACTAAAAAACAGGCCCAACGAAG agtatggtctgcatctgggtagTCAGCTGTTCATTAAGGAGATGACCAGCACAGGTCTGGCATGCAGGGATGGCAACCTCCAGGAGGGAGACATCATACTGAAG ATCAATGGTACGGTGACAGAGAACCTGTCTCTGAGTGATGCAGGGAAGCTGATCGAGAAGTCTCGTGGGAAGCTGCAGCTGGTggtgcagagagacaggagacaggtccTCATCAGGATTCCTCCCCTGGCAGACAGTGACTCTGAGCTTGATG ATATCTCGGAGATCGAGTCGTACCGCTCCTACTCGCCACAGGATGACCGACGGGCCCCCACCTCAGACCTGTCTTCCCATTCCTCCAATGAGAGGCTCCGAGACAAACCCAG GGAGGACCCACCAAGCAGGCTGGCTAAGATGGGCGCCATGCCGACACCGTTCGCCATGCCGGCACGAGTATCAGATAGAGTTATGGAGGACACGCCCCCTCTgccagcagagagggaggagtccCGCCCAGAAATGTCCCCAG CACCGGTAGTCAATGTTGCCCCAAAAGTCCACGCTGCCCCAAAGCTGCCACTGAGGCCAAGCATAGAGGACCAGGACATATACGG CCCAAACACGAGGATGGTGCGTTTCCAGAAGGGAGATAGCGTGGGGCTGAGGCTGGCGGGAGGAAACGATGTGGGAATCTTCATTGCAGGCGTTCAGGAGGACAGCCCTGCAGAACAGGAGGGCCTTCACACCGGGGACCAGATCATGAAG gTGAATAACATGGACTTCAGGGGCATAGTGCGTGAGGATGCTGTCCTGTACTTGCTGGAGATTCCAAAGGGAGATGATGTCACCATCCTGGCTCAGAGCAAACCTGATG TCTATAAGGACATCCTGGCATCTGGTAGGGGGGACTCTTTCTTCATCAGGACCCACTTTGAGTATGAGAAAGAGGTTCCCCAGAGCCTGCCCTTCTTCCGGGGGGAGATCTTCAAGGTGACGGACACACTCTATGACGGCAAGCTTGGCAACTGGCTGGCCATCCGCACTGACAAAGACAACCTGCTGCTGGAGAAGGGTATCATCCCCAATAAGAGCAG GGCCGAACAAATGTCAAATGTGCAGAACGCCCAGAGAGGAAcagccaatgacagaggagacTTCTGGAGGTTGAGAGGTCAAAGAGCGGTGAAGAAGAAGGACCTCCGTAAGAGCAGAGAGGACCTTACTGCCATCTCTGTCACCACACGCTTCCCTGCCTATGAGAGGGTGGTCTTACGAGAAG CTGGCTTCAGGAGACCAGTGGTTGTGTTTGGGCCCATCGCAGACGCAGTCAATGAGAAACTGGGAAACGACCTGCCTGAAGAGTTTGTCATAGCCA AGACTGAGCCCAAGGATGCAGGCACTGAGAAGTCCTCCGGTGTGGTGAGACTCAATACCATTCGACAGATCATAGAACAG GACCGCCATGCCCTGCTGGATGTAACTCCCAAGGCGGTGGACACCCTGAATTACACCCAGTGGTACCCCATCGTGGTGTTCCTCAACCCGGACAGCAAGGGTGGCGTCAAGACCATGAGGAACCGCCTGGTGCCCGGCTCCAACCGCAGTGCCCGCAAACTCTACGAGCAAGCGGTCAAACTGAGGAAGACCTGTTCTCACCTCTTcacca CGACCGTTGACCTGAACTCAGCCAATGACGGGTGGTACGGGAGTGTGAAGGACTCTATCCGGGCACAGCAGGAGCGGGCCGTGTGGGTCTGTGAGGGCAAG tTGGACGGCTCGGAGGAGGACCTGGATATTCATGACGACCACATGTCATACCTGTCAGCGATGAGCGCTGACTACCTGAGCATGGACAGCCGGCTGACCAGCGACTACGACGACACGGCCGATGAGGGCGGAGCTTACACTGACAACGAGCTGGACGAGCCAATGGACGAGCCCCATCAGCCGGTGTCGGCAATCAGCCGCTCCTCAGAGCCCGTACTGACAGAGGAG AGACCCCATCCTGCCCCCATACCGCGTATGAGGAGATCAGGGAGCAGAGAGGGGCTGAGAGATCCCAGTCCACCCCCCTCCTTCGTCCCTGAGCCCCCCAAG CAGGTGAGAGTGCAGTCTCGCGGGGGCTACGACTCCCACTCCAGTAGCACCATTAGCAGCGACACTGCCGGGGGGACCAAGCCAGCCCCGCCTCCAGTTGCCCTCAAGCCCACCGTGGCCCTTAAGCCTACTCTGAGGGCACTCAACCAGTCATCTGAGGACCACGCTGTCCCGGAGGGAGAGGACCCGGCCAACCGCTCCTTCATGGGCAAGGTGAAGGCCTTTGAAAAGATGGACCACCTGGCCAGAGCCCAGAGGATGCTGGAGCTCCAGGAGGCCGAGCAAGCACGG CTGGAAATAGCCCAGAAGCATCCAGACATCTATGCAGTCCCAGTGAAACTACCAAATCCCAACCACAACCGCCCACAGCCAATAGG CTCCAGCTCCAACCCGGAGCCCCAGACCCCATCCTCCAGACCACCGTACTCTGAGAGCAGGGGTCACTACGACGATGATGAGGAAGAGTACCGCAGACAGCTGGCTGACCAGACCAGACGAGGCTACTACAGTAACCCCCAGAAATACAAAGACACTGAGCTGTAG
- the LOC111961646 gene encoding tight junction protein ZO-2 isoform X1, with the protein MMPVNGGRLFSLSRYETHYFKSPVMEETMWEQYTVTLQRNMCYTINPRDGGVGGSLRGPSNLCSNLIWAAQGQVHHSDNKDQDRRVHTHKDPKMGFGIAVSGGRDNPNEESGEMSIVVSDVLQGGPADGLLFANDRVVQVNATPMDGVPHSFAVQTLRKCGKVAKITVKRPRKVPVNLLAHGPSPDDRVFSNNDYDQDRHSVYSGRSGHQDRDHSQERGGYTDAGYQGQGFDRDYGRDDRGRSMERDLDPERQYRRDGSKGRTLDHERSPDRRYKSDRTLDRDRSPNLRYRSDLTLDRDPSPDRRFRSERTLDRTNSPDLRYRAGHSPARSHGRDRSFERNRKRVPSDHDQRKEQMKSGSRERLDRSPSPTSMPIPMSRPPREPEPLEKPVSVLLLKNRPNEEYGLHLGSQLFIKEMTSTGLACRDGNLQEGDIILKINGTVTENLSLSDAGKLIEKSRGKLQLVVQRDRRQVLIRIPPLADSDSELDDISEIESYRSYSPQDDRRAPTSDLSSHSSNERLRDKPREDPPSRLAKMGAMPTPFAMPARVSDRVMEDTPPLPAEREESRPEMSPAPVVNVAPKVHAAPKLPLRPSIEDQDIYGPNTRMVRFQKGDSVGLRLAGGNDVGIFIAGVQEDSPAEQEGLHTGDQIMKVNNMDFRGIVREDAVLYLLEIPKGDDVTILAQSKPDVYKDILASGRGDSFFIRTHFEYEKEVPQSLPFFRGEIFKVTDTLYDGKLGNWLAIRTDKDNLLLEKGIIPNKSRAEQMSNVQNAQRGTANDRGDFWRLRGQRAVKKKDLRKSREDLTAISVTTRFPAYERVVLREAGFRRPVVVFGPIADAVNEKLGNDLPEEFVIAKTEPKDAGTEKSSGVVRLNTIRQIIEQDRHALLDVTPKAVDTLNYTQWYPIVVFLNPDSKGGVKTMRNRLVPGSNRSARKLYEQAVKLRKTCSHLFTTTVDLNSANDGWYGSVKDSIRAQQERAVWVCEGKLDGSEEDLDIHDDHMSYLSAMSADYLSMDSRLTSDYDDTADEGGAYTDNELDEPMDEPHQPVSAISRSSEPVLTEERPHPAPIPRMRRSGSREGLRDPSPPPSFVPEPPKQVRVQSRGGYDSHSSSTISSDTAGGTKPAPPPVALKPTVALKPTLRALNQSSEDHAVPEGEDPANRSFMGKVKAFEKMDHLARAQRMLELQEAEQARLEIAQKHPDIYAVPVKLPNPNHNRPQPIGSSSNPEPQTPSSRPPYSESRGHYDDDEEEYRRQLADQTRRGYYSNPQKYKDTEL; encoded by the exons ATGATGCCCGTAAATGGAGGGAGACTATTCAGTCTTAGCAGATATGAGACACATTATTTCAAA AGCCCAGTCATGGAGGAAACTATGTGGGAGCAGTATACTGTGACACTGCAGAGG AACATGTGCTATACTATCAACCCCAGGG atgggggtgtgggggggagtCTTAGAGGACCATCAAATCTTTGCTCCAATCTCATCTGGGCAGCGCAGGGGCAGGTACACCACTCAGACAACAAGGACCAGGACAgaagggtacacacacacaaa GACCCCAAGATGGGTTTTGGTATTGCAGTGTCCGGGGGGCGGGACAACCCCAACGAGGAAAGCGGGGAGATGTCCATAGTAGTGTCTGACGTGCTTCAGGGAGGGCCCGCCGATGGCCTGCTATT TGCGAATGACCGGGTGGTGCAGGTGAACGCTACTCCCATGGATGGTGTGCCACACTCCTTCGCTGTACAGACCCTCAGAAAGTGTGGAAAAGTAGCCAAAATT ACGGTTAAGAGGCCCAGGAAGGTTCCGGTCAACCTGCTGGCACATGGCCCTTCCCCTGACGACCGTGTCTTCAGCAACAATGATTATGACCAGGACCGCCACAGTGTGTACAGTGGACGCAGCGGTCATCAAGATCGCGACCACAGCCAGGAGAGGGGAGGTTACACAGACGCTGGCTACCAGGGACAGGGCTTTGACCGGGATTACGGTCGAGATGACCGGGGCAGGAGTATGGAGAGGGACCTTGATCCAGAGAGGCAGTACAGACGAGACGGCAGCAAAGGTCGGACTCTGGACCACGAACGTAGCCCTGACCGCCGCTACAAAAGTGACCGCACTCTTGACCGTGACCGCAGCCCGAATCTGCGTTACCGTAGTGATCTCACTCTTGACCGCGACCCCAGCCCTGACAGGCGTTTCCGTAGCGAACGCACTCTGGACCGCACTAACAGCCCTGACTTGCGATACAGAGCTGGTCACAGTCCTGCCCGCAGTCACGGTCGCGACCGCAGCTTTGAGCGGAACCGCAAACGTGTTCCTAGTGACCACGACCAGAGGAAGGAGCAGATGAAGAGTGGGAGCAGGGAACGTCTGGACCGTTCACCCTCCCCCACCTCCATGCCAATTCCCATGTCCCGCCCTCCTCGGGAGCCGGAGCCCCTGGAGAAACCCGTTAGTGTGCTGCTACTAAAAAACAGGCCCAACGAAG agtatggtctgcatctgggtagTCAGCTGTTCATTAAGGAGATGACCAGCACAGGTCTGGCATGCAGGGATGGCAACCTCCAGGAGGGAGACATCATACTGAAG ATCAATGGTACGGTGACAGAGAACCTGTCTCTGAGTGATGCAGGGAAGCTGATCGAGAAGTCTCGTGGGAAGCTGCAGCTGGTggtgcagagagacaggagacaggtccTCATCAGGATTCCTCCCCTGGCAGACAGTGACTCTGAGCTTGATG ATATCTCGGAGATCGAGTCGTACCGCTCCTACTCGCCACAGGATGACCGACGGGCCCCCACCTCAGACCTGTCTTCCCATTCCTCCAATGAGAGGCTCCGAGACAAACCCAG GGAGGACCCACCAAGCAGGCTGGCTAAGATGGGCGCCATGCCGACACCGTTCGCCATGCCGGCACGAGTATCAGATAGAGTTATGGAGGACACGCCCCCTCTgccagcagagagggaggagtccCGCCCAGAAATGTCCCCAG CACCGGTAGTCAATGTTGCCCCAAAAGTCCACGCTGCCCCAAAGCTGCCACTGAGGCCAAGCATAGAGGACCAGGACATATACGG CCCAAACACGAGGATGGTGCGTTTCCAGAAGGGAGATAGCGTGGGGCTGAGGCTGGCGGGAGGAAACGATGTGGGAATCTTCATTGCAGGCGTTCAGGAGGACAGCCCTGCAGAACAGGAGGGCCTTCACACCGGGGACCAGATCATGAAG gTGAATAACATGGACTTCAGGGGCATAGTGCGTGAGGATGCTGTCCTGTACTTGCTGGAGATTCCAAAGGGAGATGATGTCACCATCCTGGCTCAGAGCAAACCTGATG TCTATAAGGACATCCTGGCATCTGGTAGGGGGGACTCTTTCTTCATCAGGACCCACTTTGAGTATGAGAAAGAGGTTCCCCAGAGCCTGCCCTTCTTCCGGGGGGAGATCTTCAAGGTGACGGACACACTCTATGACGGCAAGCTTGGCAACTGGCTGGCCATCCGCACTGACAAAGACAACCTGCTGCTGGAGAAGGGTATCATCCCCAATAAGAGCAG GGCCGAACAAATGTCAAATGTGCAGAACGCCCAGAGAGGAAcagccaatgacagaggagacTTCTGGAGGTTGAGAGGTCAAAGAGCGGTGAAGAAGAAGGACCTCCGTAAGAGCAGAGAGGACCTTACTGCCATCTCTGTCACCACACGCTTCCCTGCCTATGAGAGGGTGGTCTTACGAGAAG CTGGCTTCAGGAGACCAGTGGTTGTGTTTGGGCCCATCGCAGACGCAGTCAATGAGAAACTGGGAAACGACCTGCCTGAAGAGTTTGTCATAGCCA AGACTGAGCCCAAGGATGCAGGCACTGAGAAGTCCTCCGGTGTGGTGAGACTCAATACCATTCGACAGATCATAGAACAG GACCGCCATGCCCTGCTGGATGTAACTCCCAAGGCGGTGGACACCCTGAATTACACCCAGTGGTACCCCATCGTGGTGTTCCTCAACCCGGACAGCAAGGGTGGCGTCAAGACCATGAGGAACCGCCTGGTGCCCGGCTCCAACCGCAGTGCCCGCAAACTCTACGAGCAAGCGGTCAAACTGAGGAAGACCTGTTCTCACCTCTTcacca CGACCGTTGACCTGAACTCAGCCAATGACGGGTGGTACGGGAGTGTGAAGGACTCTATCCGGGCACAGCAGGAGCGGGCCGTGTGGGTCTGTGAGGGCAAG tTGGACGGCTCGGAGGAGGACCTGGATATTCATGACGACCACATGTCATACCTGTCAGCGATGAGCGCTGACTACCTGAGCATGGACAGCCGGCTGACCAGCGACTACGACGACACGGCCGATGAGGGCGGAGCTTACACTGACAACGAGCTGGACGAGCCAATGGACGAGCCCCATCAGCCGGTGTCGGCAATCAGCCGCTCCTCAGAGCCCGTACTGACAGAGGAG AGACCCCATCCTGCCCCCATACCGCGTATGAGGAGATCAGGGAGCAGAGAGGGGCTGAGAGATCCCAGTCCACCCCCCTCCTTCGTCCCTGAGCCCCCCAAG CAGGTGAGAGTGCAGTCTCGCGGGGGCTACGACTCCCACTCCAGTAGCACCATTAGCAGCGACACTGCCGGGGGGACCAAGCCAGCCCCGCCTCCAGTTGCCCTCAAGCCCACCGTGGCCCTTAAGCCTACTCTGAGGGCACTCAACCAGTCATCTGAGGACCACGCTGTCCCGGAGGGAGAGGACCCGGCCAACCGCTCCTTCATGGGCAAGGTGAAGGCCTTTGAAAAGATGGACCACCTGGCCAGAGCCCAGAGGATGCTGGAGCTCCAGGAGGCCGAGCAAGCACGG CTGGAAATAGCCCAGAAGCATCCAGACATCTATGCAGTCCCAGTGAAACTACCAAATCCCAACCACAACCGCCCACAGCCAATAGG CTCCAGCTCCAACCCGGAGCCCCAGACCCCATCCTCCAGACCACCGTACTCTGAGAGCAGGGGTCACTACGACGATGATGAGGAAGAGTACCGCAGACAGCTGGCTGACCAGACCAGACGAGGCTACTACAGTAACCCCCAGAAATACAAAGACACTGAGCTGTAG